In the Jatrophihabitans sp. genome, one interval contains:
- a CDS encoding cytochrome P450 produces MTSTAPVYDPRTPGFVADPYPHYAQLRAENPVHRTRFGFVLLTRHSDLRAAYDSPTLSRNTRLWDGFSGWRRGSEDGPLERMMQSWLVMIDPPRHTPLRAIHEAAFSRDRIAAMQADVEKIVGDLLDDATAAGGMDAVADFADRIPVYVINHMLGIPRQDWDRFVGWSRAIAQTSEAFLTRAVLAEGKQALQAMHDYFQPLVQDRRRYPGQDVLTALATEESDGVRLTEDLLLDSLIFLYQAGHPTGGQLLALALHSLLRHPDQLQLLRADRSLLPGAVEELQRFDGPVQMNDRVAVTDQEFAGLELRAGELVRLCIAAANRDPQRYPDPDTLDLGRDADGQLGYGRGLHYCIGEQLGRLQTRVAIDALLERAPGLRLADGEEVTFLPSVSNRGLARMAVRF; encoded by the coding sequence ATGACTTCCACAGCCCCCGTCTATGACCCCCGAACCCCCGGCTTCGTCGCCGACCCCTATCCGCACTACGCCCAGTTGCGGGCGGAGAACCCGGTGCATCGCACCCGGTTCGGCTTCGTCCTGCTCACCCGGCACAGCGACCTGCGGGCGGCCTACGACAGTCCGACGCTGTCGCGCAACACCCGGCTGTGGGACGGTTTCTCCGGTTGGCGGCGGGGCAGCGAGGACGGCCCGCTGGAGCGGATGATGCAGAGCTGGCTGGTCATGATCGACCCGCCCCGGCACACCCCGCTGCGGGCGATCCATGAGGCGGCCTTCAGCCGGGACCGGATCGCCGCCATGCAGGCCGACGTGGAGAAGATCGTCGGTGACCTGCTCGACGACGCCACGGCCGCCGGCGGGATGGACGCCGTGGCCGACTTCGCCGACCGGATCCCGGTCTATGTCATCAACCATATGCTGGGCATTCCACGGCAGGATTGGGATCGGTTCGTCGGATGGTCGCGGGCGATCGCGCAGACCTCGGAGGCGTTCCTCACCCGAGCCGTGCTGGCCGAAGGCAAGCAGGCGCTGCAGGCCATGCACGACTACTTCCAGCCGCTGGTCCAGGACCGACGGCGGTACCCGGGCCAAGACGTGCTCACCGCGCTGGCCACCGAGGAGTCCGACGGCGTGCGGCTGACCGAGGACCTGTTGCTGGACAGCCTGATTTTCCTTTACCAGGCTGGCCATCCGACCGGCGGCCAGCTGCTCGCGCTCGCCCTGCACTCGTTGCTGCGACACCCGGACCAGCTGCAGCTACTGCGGGCCGACCGATCCTTGCTGCCCGGCGCTGTCGAGGAGCTGCAGCGCTTTGACGGGCCGGTGCAGATGAACGACCGGGTGGCGGTCACCGACCAGGAGTTCGCCGGACTGGAGCTGCGCGCCGGTGAGCTGGTCCGGCTGTGCATCGCGGCGGCCAACCGTGACCCGCAGCGGTATCCCGATCCGGACACACTGGATCTGGGCCGCGACGCCGATGGCCAGCTCGGCTACGGCCGCGGGCTGCACTACTGCATCGGCGAGCAGCTCGGCCGGCTTCAGACCCGGGTGGCGATCGACGCGCTGCTGGAGCGGGCACCCGGCCTGCGGCTGGCCGACGGCGAAGAGGTGACCTTCCTGCCCTCGGTCAGCAACCGCGGTCTGGCGCGGATGGCGGTCCGCTTCTGA
- a CDS encoding acyl carrier protein, whose protein sequence is MMSVSPTETVNTEELRDLVAGVLDVDSSAVTDDADFVKDLNVDSLMALEVMVALEKKYKIELDEEELKNISSFAQVRELVSSKVAAS, encoded by the coding sequence ATGATGTCCGTAAGCCCGACCGAGACTGTCAACACGGAGGAGCTTCGCGATCTGGTCGCGGGAGTCCTAGACGTCGATTCGAGCGCAGTCACCGACGACGCCGATTTCGTTAAGGACTTGAATGTCGATTCCCTCATGGCGCTGGAAGTAATGGTGGCCCTCGAGAAGAAGTACAAGATCGAACTCGACGAGGAGGAGCTGAAGAACATCTCCTCCTTCGCCCAGGTCCGAGAACTCGTCTCCTCCAAGGTCGCCGCCAGCTGA
- a CDS encoding DsrE family protein: MRSYLFLESRSDLDSPDVPAALALAGQLRGEGHPVAVFLVQNAVTMVGRTAALDALHEAGVQVWADDHSLAVRGLPEPAGEVRLGGAPDMVRLLMAPDVVPVWH; the protein is encoded by the coding sequence GTGAGGTCCTACCTGTTCCTGGAGAGCCGTTCGGACCTGGACAGCCCGGACGTGCCGGCTGCCCTGGCGCTGGCCGGCCAGCTGCGCGGCGAGGGCCACCCGGTGGCGGTCTTCCTGGTGCAGAACGCGGTGACCATGGTGGGCCGGACCGCGGCTCTGGACGCGCTGCACGAGGCCGGGGTGCAGGTCTGGGCCGATGACCACTCGCTGGCCGTCCGCGGCCTGCCCGAGCCGGCCGGCGAGGTGCGCCTGGGCGGGGCGCCGGACATGGTCAGGCTGCTGATGGCGCCGGACGTGGTCCCGGTCTGGCACTGA
- a CDS encoding alpha/beta fold hydrolase, with protein MTTQRSGPGRFGDLREVVRIVPVAQVISQAVVGAWRIYHPKRRPPRHTPASLGLSAERVWVHGADGVRLACWFVPRAGARNVVVLGHGMARDSGMVMPLVKVLHEAGYHVATFDMRNHGESGDGDWWRGQSPRYAIDFHHVVRHLMQRPELAGAKIACVGFSMGAWTALAVANLEPETVRAVVCDSGPTLDIKATIRRMYAAGRSRLPVEHRGPILFRIGRQAFTLASLAFLRPEAWPQEFADHSIELLFIAGAEDPVVRPDDVRDQLRWYPKAELWMVPRANHVTALVVASEEYGRRVLGLLEKAFGPPPVEAVGA; from the coding sequence GTGACTACGCAGCGGTCCGGCCCAGGTCGGTTCGGCGATCTCCGCGAGGTCGTCCGGATCGTGCCGGTGGCCCAGGTCATCAGCCAAGCGGTGGTCGGCGCCTGGCGGATCTACCACCCGAAACGGCGGCCACCGCGGCACACGCCCGCCTCCTTGGGGCTCTCGGCAGAGCGGGTCTGGGTCCACGGCGCCGACGGCGTCCGGCTGGCCTGCTGGTTCGTGCCGCGGGCCGGCGCCCGGAACGTGGTGGTCCTCGGTCACGGCATGGCCCGCGACAGCGGGATGGTGATGCCGCTGGTCAAGGTGCTGCACGAGGCCGGCTATCACGTGGCCACCTTCGACATGCGCAACCACGGAGAGAGCGGGGACGGCGACTGGTGGCGCGGGCAGTCGCCGCGCTACGCGATCGACTTCCACCACGTGGTGCGGCATCTGATGCAGCGGCCCGAGCTGGCCGGGGCCAAGATCGCCTGCGTCGGGTTCTCGATGGGCGCCTGGACGGCCCTGGCGGTCGCCAACCTGGAGCCGGAGACCGTGCGCGCGGTGGTCTGCGACAGCGGCCCGACTCTCGACATCAAGGCCACCATCCGGCGGATGTACGCGGCCGGCCGGTCTCGGCTGCCGGTCGAGCACCGCGGCCCGATCCTGTTCCGGATCGGCAGACAGGCCTTCACCCTGGCCTCGCTGGCGTTCCTGCGGCCGGAGGCATGGCCGCAGGAGTTCGCCGACCACTCGATCGAGCTGCTGTTCATCGCCGGCGCCGAGGACCCCGTGGTCCGGCCCGACGACGTGCGCGACCAACTGCGCTGGTATCCCAAAGCGGAGCTCTGGATGGTGCCGCGGGCCAACCACGTCACCGCGCTGGTGGTGGCCTCGGAGGAGTACGGGCGGCGCGTGCTGGGGCTGCTGGAGAAGGCATTCGGGCCGCCACCGGTCGAAGCGGTCGGCGCGTGA
- the fabG gene encoding 3-oxoacyl-ACP reductase FabG — translation MEDNGSRPVALVTGGSRGIGRAVVLRLAQDGYDVAFTYHQRPDAAEEVAKEAALAGARTLSLQVDVREADAVGRAVKQTERELGPIATAVACAGIIRDTPLVLASAEDWTEVRSTNLDGTYHLCRAVIFPMMKRRAGSIVTLSSVIGLSGNATQVNYAAAKAGIIGMTRSIAREVGRHGIRANVVAPGFIETDMTAGLPEKVRARNLEQIPLGRMGTAAEVAELVGFLVSPKAGYVTGQVFCVDGGIII, via the coding sequence GTGGAGGACAACGGCAGCCGCCCCGTCGCGCTGGTCACCGGGGGTTCCAGAGGCATCGGCCGGGCCGTGGTCCTCCGACTGGCCCAGGACGGCTACGACGTCGCGTTCACCTACCACCAGCGGCCCGACGCCGCCGAGGAGGTCGCCAAGGAGGCGGCCCTGGCCGGCGCGCGCACGCTGTCCCTGCAGGTCGACGTGCGCGAGGCCGACGCGGTCGGGCGCGCGGTGAAGCAGACCGAGCGGGAGCTGGGACCGATCGCGACGGCGGTCGCCTGCGCCGGCATCATCCGCGACACCCCGCTGGTGCTGGCCTCGGCCGAGGACTGGACCGAGGTGCGCTCCACCAACCTCGACGGCACGTACCACCTCTGCCGGGCGGTGATCTTTCCGATGATGAAGCGGCGCGCAGGCTCGATCGTCACGCTGTCCTCGGTCATCGGCCTGTCCGGCAACGCGACTCAGGTCAACTACGCCGCCGCCAAGGCCGGCATCATCGGGATGACCCGCTCGATCGCCCGAGAAGTCGGCCGGCACGGGATCCGCGCCAACGTGGTGGCCCCCGGCTTCATCGAGACGGACATGACCGCGGGGCTGCCGGAGAAGGTCCGGGCCCGCAACCTCGAGCAGATCCCGCTGGGCCGGATGGGCACCGCCGCGGAGGTCGCCGAGTTGGTCGGTTTCCTGGTCTCGCCGAAGGCCGGCTACGTGACCGGGCAGGTGTTCTGCGTCGACGGCGGGATCATCATATGA
- a CDS encoding DsbA family protein, with protein sequence MSRAPREPVFYFSLRSPYSWLAYRDLLARYPDVAERARWEPFWEPDESWRRTLTEAGGRFHYVDMSRAKAMYILQDVRRLAQERGLAISWPIDRAPRWEVAHLAFLRARRCGAGRPFVDAAYRARWEQGRDISDPATMGEIAAELGLDPQAHACAADDPELRQEALEALLALDRDGVFGVPFFTLGRDRFWGLDRLANFAAAVRATPAAVESPASVEAAPVEQEDRVEAAREPDELVRPGGDAGHAGGCG encoded by the coding sequence ATGAGCCGAGCCCCCCGTGAGCCGGTCTTCTACTTCTCGCTGCGCAGCCCGTACTCCTGGCTGGCCTACCGCGACCTGCTGGCCCGCTATCCCGACGTCGCCGAGCGGGCCCGCTGGGAGCCGTTCTGGGAGCCCGACGAAAGCTGGCGGCGGACTCTGACCGAGGCCGGCGGTCGTTTCCACTACGTGGACATGTCCCGCGCCAAGGCGATGTACATCCTGCAGGACGTCCGGCGGCTGGCCCAGGAGCGGGGGCTGGCGATCAGCTGGCCGATCGACCGGGCGCCCCGGTGGGAGGTCGCGCACCTGGCCTTCCTGCGGGCCCGCCGGTGCGGCGCCGGCCGGCCGTTCGTCGACGCGGCGTACCGGGCGCGTTGGGAGCAGGGCCGCGACATCAGCGATCCGGCCACGATGGGGGAGATCGCCGCCGAGCTGGGCCTTGACCCCCAGGCGCACGCCTGCGCGGCCGATGACCCCGAACTGCGCCAGGAGGCGCTGGAGGCGCTGCTCGCGCTGGACCGCGACGGGGTGTTCGGAGTCCCGTTCTTCACCCTCGGCCGGGACCGGTTCTGGGGCTTGGACCGGCTGGCGAACTTCGCGGCGGCGGTGCGCGCCACCCCCGCGGCCGTCGAGTCGCCGGCCAGCGTCGAAGCGGCGCCGGTCGAGCAGGAGGACCGCGTGGAGGCCGCGAGGGAGCCCGACGAGCTGGTCAGGCCGGGCGGGGACGCCGGGCACGCGGGCGGCTGCGGCTGA